The uncultured Subdoligranulum sp. genomic sequence AGCCATGCTGCATCGGAGGCGGACCGGCTGTCCCGTCTGACAGAAGATCTGCTGATTTTGGCCGGCGGCGATGCAGGGGTACTGCGTACCTCCCTGGCGAAAATCAGTACTGACACTTTTTTGGTGGAACTCTATGAAAGATTTGCCCCGGTAGCGCGTGACCACGGCCACTCCCTCACGCTCCACCTGCCAGACAATCCCTTGCCCGCCCTGCACGCAGATGCACAACGGCTGGAGCAGCTGTTCGCCGTCTTGTTAAACAACGCCTTTGAGTATTCCCCTGCCGACACTCCCGTGGAAATTCTTGCGGAGTTGCCGCCTTACGATGGTCTGCGCATCGCAGTGGTAGATCACGGCCCCGGGGTCCCCGACACAGAAAAATCCCGTATCTTTGATCGTTTTGCCCGAGGAGACCGCAGTCGGACCGACAAAACGCATTTCGGCCTTGGCTTGGCCGTTGCCAGTCAAATTGCCTCCTTGCACGGAGCGATCCTGCGTGTACGGGACACGCCCGGAGGCGGAGCCACCTTCGTGGTGGAGTGGCGTAATAATCATGTACTGGACAGAGCCAGCTTTTCCTAAATACAGAATACTTTCTGAAGCAGAAAGAGCCTTGCAGCGAGAATTTTCCCTTCTGCAAGGCTCTTTCTATTTCATATTCATAGACTGCAGATAAAAAACAAATCCGAACGCACCTTCATAAAGAAGTACGTTCGGATTTGCTTGGTATGGTGCACCATCGGGGACTCGAACCCAGGACCCACTGATTAAGAGTCAGTTGCTCTACCAACTGACCAATACTAATGGTGTAGTCAAAATTTTCCATGTTGTTCTTCTCCCAAGAACTGCTTATAAGTTCCTCGCACATGGATTGTAATCTTGTATCCTTTTCCAACCTCCACCTTCTCGAACAGCTGTGCCAGGATAGCTCTTTTCCTCTGGACTGTGGCAAGATCAAATTCATTTGCCCAGCCGAGGAATTCATCGTAGTAACTGCGGATCTGCTGTACCGTGGTCCGATCATCATTGTTCTGCAATAGAGTTGCGTACTCACCTTTTGCTTGCCTGACTTCAGCCTCTGCCTGAGCAATCAGTCGGGCCAGCATCTCCTGCGAGAATACGCTCTCTCCTTCCAGACATTTCAGCACTTCGTCCTCATAGCGTTGCTGCTTATACTGGGCTGCCTTGATCTTCTTCTCGGCAGCCTGCTTTTTTCTGTTATGATTTGTTTCTTGCTGACGAATCTTCTGTTCGATGCTCTTATCATACGGCTCGCTTTTGATCTTGCGGAACAGTTCATCGGCGTAAGTAAGCGCGATTCTGTCCACCCGTTCTGCCAGGTAGAGAGACTGACCATCACAT encodes the following:
- a CDS encoding recombinase family protein; amino-acid sequence: MAQMLNQRGLRTRQGAEFQSSNIKRIIQHEGYTGYIITKAARSEFMPQLQIIDEALFVKANEMIGKRSRKAQKDKNAAQKSNNPTLLASIVVCAHCGAKMSAFLHKDRYKLADGSIREKVQAKYNCYQRGQHLRECDGQSLYLAERVDRIALTYADELFRKIKSEPYDKSIEQKIRQQETNHNRKKQAAEKKIKAAQYKQQRYEDEVLKCLEGESVFSQEMLARLIAQAEAEVRQAKGEYATLLQNNDDRTTVQQIRSYYDEFLGWANEFDLATVQRKRAILAQLFEKVEVGKGYKITIHVRGTYKQFLGEEQHGKF